A genomic segment from Deinococcus sp. QL22 encodes:
- a CDS encoding HNH endonuclease domain-containing protein, translated as MMRAYIGALPETPEERLERLESSPVAFKPLDLSHIAPEVFQEVPPVNQKLPVATRVGADGTQERRCRSCGEYLPEDKYFFHVAHRNPERLSHTCRDCQVLLHEGRRRASSNLTRARRVGQDMTHLPEIPAALFKQQQGRCYYCGLSFDVFYNGYYDLEHKIPLSRGGTNEHDNLVLSCRPCNFDKKNRTPDEWRAPTYQP; from the coding sequence ATGATGAGAGCCTACATCGGGGCTTTGCCAGAAACACCTGAGGAACGGCTGGAGCGGTTGGAAAGCTCACCCGTTGCCTTCAAGCCTCTCGATCTCAGCCATATCGCGCCAGAAGTTTTTCAAGAGGTGCCGCCCGTCAATCAGAAGTTGCCTGTCGCCACCCGCGTTGGCGCAGACGGCACCCAGGAGCGCCGCTGCCGCTCTTGTGGGGAGTATCTGCCGGAAGACAAGTACTTCTTCCATGTTGCCCACCGCAACCCCGAACGCCTGTCTCATACGTGTCGGGATTGCCAAGTCCTGTTGCATGAGGGCAGGCGCAGAGCATCGAGCAACTTGACCAGGGCGCGGCGGGTAGGCCAGGACATGACCCACTTGCCTGAGATCCCTGCCGCGTTGTTCAAGCAGCAGCAAGGGCGTTGTTATTACTGCGGGTTGTCGTTCGATGTCTTCTACAACGGTTACTACGACCTAGAACATAAAATTCCATTGTCACGGGGCGGAACGAACGAGCATGACAATCTGGTGCTGAGCTGCCGCCCGTGCAATTTTGATAAGAAGAATCGCACGCCGGACGAATGGCGTGCCCCCACTTACCAACCTTAG
- a CDS encoding terminase small subunit, producing MTEKKKADASKSARGSSSKAKGNIGKKSEDRAIPLTPEHTRFQEALRACTVMERKLVLGILSGHNNTQAAIAAGYSAKSAPEQASTILTRQRVKDALEAGYEAAGISSSRTLAFIAALANFDRSQITTVVRQRTVDHIERPAHEVAGEVKRELDIVRSAVEDLKVEKASDAELKPLEQRLSRLRLRLMDLEILLDRDPDAFTIVEVETLQDIPLIDLKKAHALGLSRFIKNVKRDKYGYQVELHDFLDGVDRAAKVHGLYKETLSVQNPDGTPLEQVRGAGPEDMAKLLLAYDQLRSGS from the coding sequence GTGACCGAAAAGAAAAAAGCAGATGCCAGCAAGTCGGCGCGGGGATCATCCTCCAAAGCCAAAGGCAACATCGGTAAGAAGTCTGAAGACCGCGCCATTCCCCTCACTCCGGAACACACCCGCTTCCAGGAAGCGCTGCGGGCCTGCACCGTGATGGAACGCAAACTGGTGCTCGGCATCCTCAGTGGACATAACAACACCCAGGCGGCCATTGCGGCGGGCTACAGCGCCAAAAGTGCGCCGGAACAGGCGTCCACGATCCTAACAAGACAAAGGGTCAAAGATGCGCTCGAAGCTGGATATGAGGCGGCGGGCATCAGCTCGTCCCGTACCCTGGCCTTTATCGCGGCCTTGGCGAACTTCGACCGTTCCCAGATCACCACCGTGGTCCGGCAACGCACCGTCGACCATATCGAGCGTCCGGCTCACGAGGTGGCTGGCGAGGTTAAACGGGAACTTGACATCGTGCGCTCAGCGGTCGAAGACCTGAAGGTGGAAAAGGCCAGCGACGCCGAACTCAAGCCGCTTGAACAGCGCCTCAGCCGCCTGCGTCTGCGCCTGATGGACCTGGAGATTCTGCTGGACCGTGACCCCGATGCCTTCACCATCGTGGAAGTCGAAACCCTGCAAGACATTCCCCTGATCGACCTGAAAAAAGCCCACGCGCTGGGCCTCTCCCGCTTTATCAAGAACGTCAAACGCGACAAGTACGGCTATCAGGTCGAACTGCACGACTTCCTGGACGGCGTCGACCGCGCCGCCAAGGTGCACGGCCTCTACAAAGAAACGCTCAGCGTGCAGAATCCCGACGGCACACCACTGGAGCAGGTGCGTGGGGCCGGGCCGGAAGACATGGCCAAGCTGCTACTGGCCTATGACCAGCTCCGGAGTGGATCATGA